A portion of the Ferrimicrobium sp. genome contains these proteins:
- the lipA gene encoding lipoyl synthase: MVESRPELGARWLGRVGYEDALVFQQRLREGTSSHLLLLEHPHVYTMGVRTDPAHLLVDPASVNATSCWTDRGGDITYHGPGQLVGYPIIDVPFGPDSTPQYVHTLEASIIALLASYGIEAFTLKEFPGVWVGPADAPRKIAAIGVKLSRGRSMHGFALNVHTDLSMFEHIVPCGISDKAVTSMEAEGVHASLREIARAYAKEFAAHFAFDQLDYQGVDDASQVAVAQEGARTQSALASRLNKRLAKAGFSFESAVPYVSRKPEWVRSEVNLGTEYRSLQHLVRDLNLVTVCEEAGCPNIYECWKDGTATFMINGERCTRACGFCLVDTSKPLPLDSTEPSRVAQAVAALKLSFAVVTAVARDDLQDGGSGAFAETIHAIRELNPACSVEVLIPDFKGDHASLETVLEARPDVLNHNLETALRLHRAVRPSANYVRSLTVLARAKEFGLTTKSGLIVGMGESIPELKSVMRDIRSVGVDILTVGQYLRPTRDHLPVSRYYHPEEFVELREYAMSLGFRYVEASPLARSSYHARQGSDAAIEAMA, from the coding sequence ATGGTAGAGAGCCGACCAGAATTAGGGGCTCGTTGGTTGGGACGCGTTGGTTACGAGGATGCGTTGGTATTCCAACAGAGACTCCGCGAGGGGACGAGCTCGCATCTCTTGCTGCTCGAACATCCCCATGTGTATACGATGGGCGTCCGGACGGATCCTGCCCATCTGTTGGTTGACCCTGCTTCGGTGAACGCAACTTCTTGTTGGACAGACCGTGGTGGTGACATCACGTATCACGGGCCAGGGCAGCTGGTAGGTTATCCCATCATCGACGTCCCGTTCGGTCCAGATTCCACCCCGCAGTATGTTCACACGCTTGAGGCATCGATCATTGCACTGCTTGCCTCGTACGGGATCGAGGCCTTTACACTCAAGGAGTTCCCGGGGGTGTGGGTTGGTCCGGCTGACGCTCCTCGCAAGATCGCTGCCATTGGGGTGAAGTTAAGTCGCGGACGATCAATGCACGGTTTTGCCTTGAACGTACATACTGATTTGTCTATGTTCGAACATATTGTTCCATGCGGTATCTCTGATAAGGCGGTCACCTCAATGGAGGCTGAAGGTGTCCATGCATCGTTGCGTGAAATAGCTCGCGCTTACGCGAAGGAGTTTGCTGCCCATTTTGCGTTCGATCAGCTTGACTATCAGGGTGTGGATGATGCCTCTCAAGTAGCCGTTGCACAAGAAGGAGCACGGACGCAGAGCGCGCTCGCCTCTCGGTTGAATAAGCGTTTGGCGAAGGCGGGCTTCTCCTTTGAGTCTGCTGTTCCCTATGTCTCACGAAAGCCGGAATGGGTGCGTAGTGAGGTAAACCTTGGTACGGAGTATCGGTCGTTGCAGCATCTTGTGCGGGATTTGAATCTTGTAACGGTCTGTGAAGAAGCGGGTTGCCCAAACATCTATGAGTGTTGGAAGGATGGTACGGCGACATTCATGATTAACGGTGAACGTTGCACGCGCGCCTGCGGCTTCTGTCTCGTAGATACCTCGAAGCCGCTACCACTCGATTCGACAGAGCCCAGTCGGGTAGCGCAAGCGGTCGCGGCCCTGAAGCTCTCCTTTGCGGTCGTTACTGCAGTGGCCCGTGATGATCTGCAAGATGGAGGTTCTGGTGCCTTTGCGGAGACGATTCATGCGATTCGCGAGCTCAATCCTGCCTGCTCGGTTGAGGTCCTCATCCCTGACTTTAAGGGCGACCATGCATCGCTGGAGACGGTGTTGGAGGCTAGGCCCGATGTTTTGAATCACAATTTAGAGACAGCATTGCGATTGCACCGTGCCGTCCGTCCCTCTGCGAACTATGTGCGTTCTTTGACAGTACTGGCACGCGCGAAGGAGTTTGGCTTGACGACAAAGTCGGGTCTCATCGTTGGAATGGGCGAGTCGATTCCAGAACTCAAGTCAGTGATGCGTGATATACGGTCGGTAGGTGTTGATATTTTGACGGTAGGACAGTACCTTCGGCCGACGCGAGATCACTTGCCGGTCTCTCGCTACTACCACCCTGAGGAGTTTGTCGAGTTGCGTGAGTATGCGATGAGTCTGGGCTTCCGTTATGTGGAGGCGTCGCCGCTAGCGAGGTCCTCCTATCACGCACGTCAAGGGTCCGATGCTGCTATTGAGGCGATGGCATGA
- the aceE gene encoding pyruvate dehydrogenase (acetyl-transferring), homodimeric type, whose translation MIIDGFAHQIPDIDPEETAEWVESFGSLVDGRGKQRATFLLMKLLEAARERQVGFPATVSTPYINTIAPENEPWFPGDEQVERRIRAFIRWNAAAMVTRANHLADGIGGHLSTYASSASLYEVGFNHFFRGKDNGSPGDFVYFQGHGSPGIYSRAFLEGRLSEDQLDHFRMEVDGLGIPSYPHPRLMPEFWEFPTVSMGLGPIQSIYHALFNRYMNDRHLASTTESRIWGFVGDGEFDEPETSGALSLAGREHLDNLIWVVNCNLQRLDGPVRGNGKIIQELEATFRGAGWNVIKVVWGSKWDELLARDTDGVLLNKMNTTPDGDFQKLATESGAYIREHFFGPDPRLRALVDHLSDEDLQQLPRGGHDYRKLYAAYHAAVNHHGSPTAILAHTVKGWTLGPDIEARNSTHQIKKMTDEQLRQFRDRLHLNDIITDEMLEAPEPPYIRLPEGSIEAAYLSSRRKQLGGSLPRRMNRSAELPAPSDDVFKEFYLGSAKQQVSTTMVFSKLLRNLMKDPQVGTRVVPIVPDEARTFGLEALFREAKIYSTIGQRYTPVDAGLLLSYTEAQDGQILEMGITEDGSTAMFTAAGTSYATLGVPMIPVYLFYSMFGFQRSGDLLWAASDARAKGFLIGATAGRTTLIGEGLQHTDGHSQILAAVYPNIQAYDPAFAYEIAAIVKHGIADMFGPHGRDVIYYLTTYNENYVMPPVDAERNLEELMDSIVRGGYLFATGHNPEKLSPISSATPRDRARHATLLFSGTAQSSVRAAADALREHWNVVCDVYSITSYKRLREDAEAVERFERLHPGEKTESPWVSQLLAGAEGPIVATTDFVKLVPDQIRPFVHQPFVSLGTDGFGRSDTREALRRFFETDEGSIVVATLSALSKQGEAKPEEVADAMTHYSVVYDHHDPTV comes from the coding sequence GTGATTATCGACGGCTTTGCACATCAGATTCCAGACATAGACCCAGAAGAGACAGCAGAGTGGGTAGAGTCATTCGGCTCGCTCGTGGATGGACGCGGTAAGCAGCGCGCCACTTTCCTCCTGATGAAGCTGCTAGAAGCCGCCAGGGAAAGACAAGTAGGCTTCCCTGCGACGGTCTCTACCCCCTATATCAACACGATCGCGCCCGAAAACGAACCCTGGTTTCCGGGAGACGAACAGGTTGAACGACGGATTCGAGCCTTTATCCGCTGGAACGCCGCGGCTATGGTGACACGGGCTAATCACCTCGCGGATGGCATCGGTGGCCATCTATCGACTTATGCGAGTTCGGCTTCACTCTACGAAGTGGGCTTCAATCATTTCTTCCGTGGCAAGGACAACGGGTCTCCAGGTGATTTTGTCTACTTCCAAGGACACGGCTCACCGGGTATCTACTCACGGGCCTTCTTGGAGGGCCGTCTTAGCGAAGACCAACTCGACCATTTTCGCATGGAGGTAGATGGCCTTGGAATCCCCTCCTATCCCCATCCTCGCCTTATGCCCGAGTTTTGGGAGTTCCCAACTGTTTCGATGGGACTGGGTCCGATCCAATCGATCTACCATGCCCTCTTTAATCGCTACATGAATGATCGACATCTCGCCAGTACGACCGAGAGTCGGATATGGGGGTTTGTCGGCGATGGTGAATTCGACGAGCCAGAGACCAGCGGGGCATTGTCGCTAGCGGGACGCGAGCATCTGGATAATCTGATTTGGGTCGTCAACTGTAACCTGCAGCGCCTCGATGGTCCTGTGCGTGGCAATGGCAAGATCATCCAGGAGCTCGAGGCCACCTTCCGGGGAGCCGGATGGAATGTGATCAAGGTGGTCTGGGGTTCGAAGTGGGATGAGCTGTTGGCCAGAGACACTGATGGAGTCCTCCTCAACAAGATGAACACCACCCCTGACGGAGACTTTCAAAAACTTGCCACGGAATCCGGCGCCTACATTCGGGAACATTTCTTCGGGCCAGACCCACGGTTGCGTGCCCTGGTGGACCACTTAAGCGATGAGGACCTCCAGCAGCTGCCACGAGGGGGGCATGATTACCGTAAACTCTATGCGGCCTATCATGCCGCTGTCAATCACCACGGTTCGCCAACCGCGATCCTCGCTCACACCGTCAAGGGCTGGACATTAGGGCCTGACATCGAGGCGCGCAACTCGACGCACCAGATCAAAAAGATGACGGATGAGCAGCTGCGTCAGTTTCGAGACCGCCTCCATCTCAACGACATTATTACCGATGAGATGTTGGAAGCTCCAGAGCCTCCATACATACGATTGCCCGAGGGATCCATCGAGGCTGCCTACCTGAGCTCACGCCGCAAGCAACTCGGAGGCTCGTTGCCGCGCCGCATGAATAGAAGTGCGGAATTGCCAGCACCAAGCGATGATGTCTTTAAGGAGTTCTACCTTGGGTCTGCCAAACAACAGGTTTCGACCACAATGGTCTTCTCCAAACTCCTCCGTAACCTCATGAAAGATCCCCAAGTCGGGACCCGCGTAGTTCCAATCGTGCCTGATGAGGCGAGAACCTTCGGCCTTGAGGCCCTGTTCCGCGAGGCAAAAATCTACTCTACGATTGGCCAACGCTACACACCCGTTGATGCGGGACTGCTCCTCTCCTACACCGAAGCCCAAGACGGTCAGATCCTCGAGATGGGTATCACCGAAGATGGGTCGACCGCGATGTTTACCGCCGCTGGCACCTCCTATGCAACGCTTGGGGTGCCCATGATTCCCGTCTACCTCTTCTATTCGATGTTTGGTTTCCAGCGTTCAGGAGATCTCCTGTGGGCGGCATCCGATGCTCGCGCGAAGGGCTTTCTCATCGGAGCAACGGCAGGCAGGACCACGCTGATTGGCGAGGGGCTCCAGCACACCGATGGCCACTCCCAGATACTGGCAGCGGTCTATCCAAATATTCAAGCGTACGATCCGGCCTTTGCGTATGAGATCGCCGCGATTGTAAAACACGGCATCGCTGACATGTTTGGTCCACATGGTAGGGATGTCATCTACTATCTCACCACCTACAACGAAAACTACGTGATGCCCCCCGTAGACGCGGAGAGAAACCTCGAAGAGCTTATGGACTCCATTGTGCGCGGCGGATATCTCTTCGCCACCGGCCACAACCCAGAGAAGCTCTCACCCATCTCATCTGCGACACCAAGGGACCGTGCGCGCCACGCCACCTTGTTATTCTCGGGCACCGCGCAATCCTCGGTGCGTGCGGCTGCCGATGCACTCCGGGAGCACTGGAATGTTGTCTGCGATGTCTACTCGATCACCTCATACAAGCGCCTTCGAGAGGATGCCGAAGCCGTAGAACGCTTCGAACGGCTCCATCCCGGTGAAAAGACGGAGTCTCCCTGGGTCTCCCAACTTCTTGCCGGTGCAGAAGGACCGATCGTGGCTACTACCGACTTTGTCAAACTGGTCCCTGATCAGATTCGGCCGTTTGTGCACCAACCCTTCGTCTCCCTCGGAACCGATGGCTTCGGCCGTTCAGACACGCGCGAAGCCCTCCGCCGATTCTTCGAAACCGATGAGGGATCGATCGTCGTTGCTACGCTCTCAGCGCTATCCAAGCAGGGTGAGGCCAAGCCAGAAGAGGTCGCGGATGCAATGACGCATTACAGTGTTGTCTACGACCACCACGATCCGACCGTCTGA
- a CDS encoding HhH-GPD-type base excision DNA repair protein, producing MNGDIYLTPDPDANNYLKENPFGLLVGMLLDQQIPMERAFGAPYLLHTRLQQHYGKTLEPATIVALDEEQLIALFSEKPALHRFPKAMATKCHLLADRIVTDYHSETTAIWEEAPSGEELLSRLQALNGFGADKAKIFMALLGKRFKAAPAGWEQASDPFGRTNEVRSVADASSPEALEQIRNFKASMKAAAKA from the coding sequence ATGAACGGAGATATTTATCTCACGCCTGATCCGGATGCGAACAACTACCTCAAAGAGAACCCCTTTGGGCTCCTGGTTGGCATGTTGCTGGACCAGCAGATACCCATGGAACGAGCCTTCGGCGCCCCGTATCTCTTACATACGAGACTGCAGCAACACTATGGCAAGACCCTCGAACCGGCGACCATTGTGGCACTCGATGAGGAACAGTTGATCGCACTCTTTTCAGAGAAGCCCGCCTTACATCGCTTTCCGAAGGCGATGGCAACAAAATGCCACCTTCTCGCTGACCGTATCGTCACGGACTACCACAGTGAGACCACCGCCATCTGGGAAGAGGCACCATCAGGGGAGGAACTTCTATCCCGATTGCAGGCGTTGAACGGCTTTGGAGCCGACAAGGCGAAGATTTTCATGGCGCTGCTTGGCAAGCGCTTCAAAGCAGCTCCAGCCGGCTGGGAACAGGCTTCAGATCCCTTTGGACGAACCAATGAGGTCCGTTCAGTTGCCGATGCCAGCTCTCCCGAGGCGCTCGAACAGATACGGAACTTTAAGGCCAGTATGAAAGCTGCTGCCAAGGCATAG
- a CDS encoding ribonuclease H: MTLLVYTDGACKGNPGPGGWAWFEPASLAYDSGGESLTTNQRMELAAVLHALESHTGDLTIRSDSTYVVNCFRQAWWKKWEANGFKTSKGDAVANSDLWRPLLVAALHAGRSVTFEWVKGHSRDPHNNRVDALAQEAANRFR, encoded by the coding sequence ATGACGTTGTTGGTGTACACGGACGGTGCGTGCAAAGGCAATCCAGGTCCAGGGGGCTGGGCCTGGTTTGAACCGGCTTCGCTGGCCTACGATTCAGGTGGAGAGTCTCTGACCACCAATCAACGGATGGAGCTCGCGGCGGTCTTGCATGCACTTGAGTCCCACACCGGTGATCTTACGATCCGATCAGACTCCACGTACGTGGTCAATTGCTTCCGTCAGGCATGGTGGAAGAAGTGGGAAGCGAATGGCTTCAAAACCAGCAAGGGTGATGCGGTGGCCAATAGTGATCTCTGGCGACCGCTGCTCGTTGCGGCGTTGCACGCTGGTCGAAGCGTCACTTTTGAGTGGGTGAAAGGTCACAGCAGGGATCCGCACAACAACAGAGTGGACGCACTTGCCCAGGAAGCAGCGAATCGCTTCCGATAA
- a CDS encoding aldo/keto reductase, whose protein sequence is MRYRELNGIQFSVIGLGTWQFGSPEWGYGREYSERVAYELVEEALSLGINLFDTAELYGFGRSETILGQALGSHRRQALIASKYAPILPLPGVGRKHARRSAARLGVEEIDLYQLHFPNPLFSLRAEVAEFEPMLHAGDIRMLGLSNYSLGAWRRTQDSVSFPLWTNQVHLSLFARRPVREMVPWAIANDRLIIAYSPLEQGLLSGRYDIDNKPTNLRRLKREFGDRTLLAFRPVREVMERVARSYDATIAQVALAWVLSHESVVAIPGASSVEQLRSNAQAADLILSEDDYLDLAEVAQRMWP, encoded by the coding sequence GTGAGATATCGAGAGCTCAATGGCATTCAGTTCAGTGTGATCGGGCTGGGAACATGGCAATTCGGATCGCCTGAATGGGGTTATGGTCGTGAGTATTCGGAGCGGGTCGCTTACGAACTTGTTGAGGAGGCCCTGAGTCTGGGCATCAACTTATTTGATACCGCCGAACTGTACGGGTTCGGTCGCTCCGAGACCATCCTCGGCCAGGCGCTTGGCTCACATCGCCGGCAGGCATTGATCGCTTCGAAGTATGCCCCGATCCTTCCCCTGCCCGGTGTCGGAAGAAAGCATGCACGACGTTCAGCGGCTCGGTTGGGGGTGGAGGAGATCGATCTTTATCAACTCCATTTTCCTAATCCATTGTTTTCGCTACGCGCAGAAGTTGCAGAGTTCGAGCCAATGCTCCATGCGGGTGATATTCGGATGCTGGGGTTGTCCAACTACTCACTGGGAGCATGGCGGCGCACACAGGATTCAGTCAGCTTTCCGCTGTGGACGAATCAGGTCCATCTGTCACTTTTCGCGCGTAGACCAGTGCGCGAGATGGTCCCTTGGGCGATAGCAAATGATCGACTGATTATCGCGTACTCACCGCTTGAACAAGGTCTATTGTCTGGGCGATATGATATTGACAATAAGCCGACGAACCTTCGACGGTTGAAACGGGAGTTCGGTGACCGTACGCTGTTGGCGTTTAGGCCGGTACGAGAAGTGATGGAACGCGTCGCGCGAAGTTATGACGCGACAATCGCTCAGGTTGCGTTAGCCTGGGTGTTGTCTCACGAGTCTGTGGTAGCGATTCCTGGTGCGTCCTCCGTTGAACAGCTGAGGTCGAATGCTCAAGCCGCTGACTTGATTCTTTCGGAGGATGACTATCTTGACCTGGCTGAAGTTGCACAACGAATGTGGCCATGA
- the lpdA gene encoding dihydrolipoyl dehydrogenase, whose protein sequence is MSEEQVFDVVILGAGPAGYAAALYGASAGLKIGIVERDRVGGTCLQRGCVPAKEYLETAAVYRSIRGSAEFGIAVSDPVVDFAVSQKRKQAVVDKLTGGLAGIMKSRGIVTYAGDGAYEGDGRISVSTGERLVGDKVIISTGSRPRVIPGFEVDGRYVLTSDEVLLLEELPKSVAIVGGGVIGCEFASLMADLGSKVTIVEALPRLLPGVDQDLVDVMIRSFKKRGIAIRTGVGVTGHSPDGKETTLTLADGSSLVVNQIVVAVGRRPNSEGIFQGGAAVSVSERGFVEVDENYETSEPGVYAIGDLIDTAQLAHVGFAEGVAVIKTILGERSTPVDYSRVPWCIYTHPEIAFAGLTEEQAKERGYDPIVKKDPLGGNSRARIIGEVDGFVKVVADRATHQILGVHIVGPWATELLSPGYLAVNWEASAEELAHFIQPHPTLSEAFGETVFALTGRSLHVG, encoded by the coding sequence TTGAGCGAAGAGCAAGTTTTTGATGTGGTGATTCTGGGTGCAGGGCCAGCTGGTTATGCGGCAGCGCTTTACGGTGCGTCGGCAGGCCTCAAGATCGGTATCGTGGAGCGCGATCGAGTTGGTGGTACATGCCTGCAGCGTGGTTGCGTGCCTGCCAAGGAGTATCTAGAGACGGCTGCGGTCTACCGCTCTATTCGTGGATCGGCTGAGTTCGGGATTGCTGTTAGCGACCCGGTTGTGGATTTTGCCGTCTCGCAAAAACGCAAGCAAGCGGTAGTGGATAAGTTAACGGGTGGGTTGGCTGGTATCATGAAGAGCCGCGGGATCGTGACGTATGCGGGTGACGGTGCCTATGAAGGTGATGGGCGTATCTCGGTGTCGACAGGAGAGAGGCTCGTTGGCGACAAAGTCATCATCTCAACCGGGTCGCGTCCGCGTGTCATTCCTGGTTTTGAGGTCGATGGTCGTTACGTCCTGACCTCCGACGAAGTCTTGTTGTTGGAAGAACTACCTAAGTCGGTAGCCATCGTCGGTGGCGGGGTTATTGGTTGTGAGTTCGCCTCTTTGATGGCGGATCTTGGTAGCAAGGTTACGATCGTTGAGGCACTTCCACGGTTGCTGCCAGGTGTCGATCAGGATCTTGTCGACGTGATGATACGCTCGTTCAAGAAGCGTGGAATTGCGATTCGTACTGGTGTTGGAGTCACCGGGCACAGCCCTGATGGTAAAGAAACCACCCTGACGTTGGCAGATGGCAGCTCATTGGTGGTCAACCAAATTGTTGTTGCGGTTGGTAGGCGTCCCAATTCTGAGGGTATTTTTCAGGGTGGAGCCGCGGTTTCGGTGTCCGAGAGAGGCTTTGTAGAGGTCGACGAAAACTATGAAACCTCGGAACCAGGCGTCTATGCAATTGGCGATTTGATTGACACCGCTCAGCTTGCACATGTGGGCTTTGCAGAAGGGGTTGCGGTAATCAAGACAATACTTGGCGAGAGGTCTACTCCGGTTGATTATTCCAGAGTTCCCTGGTGTATCTATACCCATCCCGAGATCGCCTTCGCTGGGCTGACGGAGGAGCAGGCCAAAGAACGGGGGTATGACCCGATCGTGAAGAAGGATCCACTCGGTGGAAACTCGCGCGCGCGCATCATCGGCGAGGTGGATGGCTTCGTAAAAGTGGTTGCAGATCGAGCAACCCATCAAATTTTAGGTGTCCATATTGTTGGTCCTTGGGCAACAGAACTGCTTTCACCGGGCTACCTAGCGGTGAACTGGGAAGCAAGTGCCGAAGAGCTGGCGCATTTTATTCAACCACATCCGACCCTTTCGGAGGCGTTCGGAGAGACAGTTTTTGCACTTACCGGAAGGAGTTTGCACGTTGGCTGA
- a CDS encoding SDR family NAD(P)-dependent oxidoreductase — protein sequence MDIRGEVAVISGGASGLGFAAAAALAEAGAHVVLADRNEEAGREAAGKIGDLATFVPTDVVEETSVGELMVEAAKVGVVRMVVSCAGIGIAERTIDRNGNPHDFASFERVIRVNLMGTFNMLRFGAQYLSRNDPRDGQRGVIVNTASIAAYDGQIGQLAYAASKGGIVGLTLPAARDLSSVGIRVATIAPGIMDTPLLGMLPEEVRSALGASIPFPKRLGFPADFAKLVLAILDNDYLNGEVIRLDGALRMPPR from the coding sequence ATGGATATTCGAGGAGAAGTCGCGGTCATAAGCGGCGGAGCATCAGGCTTGGGATTCGCAGCGGCAGCTGCGCTGGCTGAGGCCGGGGCACATGTGGTGTTGGCGGATCGCAATGAAGAGGCGGGACGAGAGGCGGCAGGGAAGATCGGCGATCTGGCAACGTTTGTGCCGACTGATGTCGTTGAGGAGACCTCGGTTGGCGAACTGATGGTAGAGGCCGCTAAAGTCGGCGTGGTTCGCATGGTGGTCAGCTGCGCGGGCATTGGGATCGCGGAACGCACAATTGATCGCAACGGCAACCCGCATGATTTTGCGAGCTTCGAGCGAGTGATCCGGGTGAACCTGATGGGAACCTTCAACATGCTGCGTTTTGGCGCGCAATATTTATCACGCAATGACCCTCGCGATGGCCAACGAGGCGTAATCGTCAATACCGCCTCTATCGCTGCCTATGATGGCCAGATTGGCCAACTCGCATACGCGGCTTCAAAAGGCGGTATCGTAGGACTGACGCTACCTGCAGCACGTGATCTTTCGAGTGTTGGCATCCGGGTTGCTACTATTGCCCCTGGCATCATGGATACGCCGCTCTTAGGCATGTTGCCTGAGGAGGTGCGATCAGCGTTGGGAGCTTCTATTCCTTTCCCGAAGCGACTTGGATTCCCGGCTGATTTTGCCAAGCTCGTTCTCGCCATCCTCGACAATGACTATCTCAATGGCGAGGTCATTCGTCTCGATGGCGCGCTCCGTATGCCACCTCGTTGA
- a CDS encoding aminopeptidase P family protein: MIEPSQFEAAYQGRQERTRQLLAANEVDALLITLGRELPWLIGYQAMPLERITCLYMDASGSTRLVIPKLEAPRVRALPGLELVPWVDGEDPFGLLGSMIRDAKVVAVDDRFISGWLLPLMERAPRASLRSATSLLNPLRRQKDAIEIELLELAAHAADRVTERLIRGEIKVANRRESEVAKDIGEALLEEGHTSVNFTIVGSGPNSASPHHDPTHRVIMPGDALVLDFGGTYSIDGEPGYCSDTTRTFAVGEIPEGFGELYDVLYHAQAAARESIRVGMSGREADLVARHVIADGGYGEYFVHRLGHGIGLDEHEDPYLSSENVLPLEAGTAFSIEPGIYLPGRYGARIEDIVILEEKGVRPLNESPRELAVL; the protein is encoded by the coding sequence ATGATTGAACCTTCTCAGTTTGAGGCCGCTTATCAGGGACGCCAGGAGCGGACCCGACAGCTACTTGCGGCGAACGAAGTCGATGCATTGCTGATCACATTGGGTAGGGAGTTACCCTGGCTTATCGGCTATCAAGCGATGCCACTAGAGCGAATTACCTGTCTCTACATGGATGCCAGCGGGTCGACTCGTTTGGTGATTCCAAAGTTGGAGGCGCCGAGAGTTCGGGCATTGCCTGGACTGGAACTCGTGCCATGGGTAGATGGCGAGGATCCCTTTGGGCTCCTTGGATCCATGATTCGTGATGCAAAGGTTGTCGCAGTGGATGATCGTTTTATCTCTGGATGGCTGCTGCCACTGATGGAGCGAGCTCCAAGGGCTAGCCTGCGATCAGCGACCTCATTGCTAAATCCGCTTCGGCGACAGAAAGATGCAATCGAGATCGAGTTGCTCGAGCTTGCGGCTCATGCAGCGGACCGGGTGACGGAGCGGCTGATTCGGGGCGAGATCAAGGTAGCGAATCGCCGAGAGAGCGAGGTGGCGAAGGACATCGGCGAGGCTCTGCTAGAAGAAGGTCACACCAGCGTCAACTTTACCATTGTCGGAAGTGGGCCAAATTCTGCTTCGCCACACCATGACCCTACCCACCGGGTTATCATGCCAGGAGATGCGTTAGTCCTAGACTTTGGCGGGACATACTCGATTGATGGCGAGCCTGGTTATTGTTCCGATACCACACGTACCTTTGCGGTCGGTGAAATTCCCGAAGGTTTCGGCGAACTCTACGACGTGCTGTACCATGCGCAAGCAGCGGCTCGTGAGAGTATCCGGGTGGGTATGTCCGGTCGGGAAGCCGATCTCGTCGCTCGTCATGTGATTGCAGATGGCGGCTATGGAGAGTATTTCGTTCATCGCCTCGGGCACGGAATTGGCCTCGATGAACATGAGGATCCCTACCTGTCGAGCGAAAACGTGTTGCCACTGGAAGCGGGCACCGCTTTCTCAATTGAACCAGGCATCTATCTTCCAGGTCGTTATGGTGCTCGGATCGAGGACATCGTCATCTTGGAGGAAAAGGGTGTCCGTCCGTTGAACGAGTCGCCTCGGGAATTGGCCGTGCTTTAG
- a CDS encoding dihydrolipoamide acetyltransferase family protein has protein sequence MADVIMPQLGETVTEGTITKWLVQVGDTVEIDQPLFEVSTDKVDSEVPATASGVVSELVVPEGETVAVGTVVARVGDAAPAPQPAPAPQPAPAPQPAPAPQPAPAPQPSSATPVRREDSPVAYSGPDIEPGSRDYVVPFTNIRRRTAEHMIHSKAVSAHTLMSIEVDFERVERVRRAAGADFKAEEGFSLTYLPFIARAVVESVRAYPNVNASVLGESLVVHRDINLSIAVDLNLEGLIAPVVHGADGKRLTGIAREIHDLASRARTRRLAADDIAGGTFTITNPGPFGTFMTGAIINQPQVVILATDGIARKPVVIVDGEGNESIGIHSVGMLTLNFDHRAVDGAYAAAFLAKLKQVIETWNWEQEL, from the coding sequence TTGGCTGATGTAATTATGCCACAGTTGGGAGAGACCGTTACCGAGGGCACGATCACGAAGTGGTTGGTGCAGGTTGGTGATACCGTTGAGATCGACCAACCCCTCTTTGAGGTCTCTACGGACAAGGTGGATTCTGAGGTTCCAGCCACCGCATCAGGAGTGGTGAGTGAGCTTGTAGTGCCAGAAGGGGAAACCGTTGCTGTAGGTACTGTGGTTGCGAGGGTGGGCGATGCAGCCCCAGCCCCACAGCCGGCCCCAGCCCCACAGCCAGCCCCGGCCCCACAGCCAGCCCCCGCCCCACAGCCAGCCCCGGCCCCACAGCCATCTTCGGCGACTCCTGTTCGCAGGGAAGATTCGCCAGTGGCGTACTCCGGTCCGGATATTGAGCCGGGCTCACGGGATTATGTCGTTCCGTTTACCAATATTCGTCGTCGGACTGCTGAACACATGATTCATTCGAAGGCGGTCTCAGCGCATACGCTCATGTCGATCGAAGTTGACTTTGAACGTGTCGAGCGTGTCCGCCGAGCTGCTGGTGCGGACTTTAAGGCCGAGGAAGGCTTCAGCCTCACGTACCTTCCGTTTATTGCTCGAGCAGTAGTTGAGTCGGTTAGGGCCTACCCCAATGTCAATGCATCTGTGTTGGGCGAGTCGCTAGTGGTCCACCGAGATATTAACCTCTCTATCGCGGTCGATCTCAACTTGGAGGGGTTAATTGCCCCGGTAGTTCATGGCGCTGATGGGAAGCGATTGACCGGAATCGCTCGGGAGATTCATGATCTTGCTTCCCGTGCCCGTACCCGCCGCTTAGCTGCCGACGACATCGCTGGCGGTACCTTTACGATTACCAATCCGGGTCCGTTTGGTACCTTCATGACAGGCGCAATTATCAACCAACCGCAGGTCGTTATTCTGGCGACTGACGGCATCGCTCGCAAGCCGGTCGTGATTGTCGACGGTGAAGGTAATGAGTCGATTGGGATCCACTCGGTTGGCATGTTGACACTGAACTTCGATCATCGAGCAGTCGACGGAGCTTACGCGGCAGCGTTCCTTGCGAAACTCAAGCAGGTGATCGAGACATGGAATTGGGAGCAGGAGCTTTGA